The Melitaea cinxia chromosome 6, ilMelCinx1.1, whole genome shotgun sequence genome has a window encoding:
- the LOC123654267 gene encoding cuticle protein 8-like codes for MFAKIVAFGSLLVAANAGLLHGHAVSSQSIVRHDEGHIAAPLAYSGHLLHAAPLAYAPLAYAPATHYAGHDEYSHPKYNFAYSVADPHTGDHKSQHESRDGDAVHGYYSLVQPDGSVRKVEYSADDHSGFNAVVHNSGPSIHPQPAYYHHY; via the exons ATGTTCGCTAAA atcGTAGCTTTCGGAAGTCTGTTGGTGGCTGCCAACGCTGGTCTCTTACATGGTCATGCTGTATCATCTCAAAGCATCGTGCGTCACGATGAGGGTCACATCGCCGCTCCTCTGGCCTACTCTGGACATCTCTTACACGCAGCTCCATTAGCTTATGCTCCCCTGGCATATGCTCCTGCCACTCACTATGCTGGTCATGATGAATAC TCTCACCCCAAATACAACTTCGCGTACTCAGTAGCTGACCCCCACACCGGTGACCACAAGTCCCAGCACGAGAGCCGCGACGGCGACGCCGTACACGGATACTACTCCCTTGTGCAACCCGACGGTTCCGTCCGTAAGGTTGAATACTCTGCTGATGACCATAGCGG ATTCAACGCAGTTGTACACAACTCTGGCCCATCAATCCACCCCCAGCCTGCCTACTACCATCACTACTGA